A stretch of the Hymenobacter tibetensis genome encodes the following:
- a CDS encoding nSTAND1 domain-containing NTPase encodes MAEYCDSEPSLFGPEEPICPYTGLRTFTEEEAIYFRGREAHVEKCLALLADKRFVMITGSSGDGKSSLVFAGLLPEIRAGFLRGRYSNWAVATFRPERSPLRNMARAVATALRLESSEAAVETELEQGFSALAQLYQASSLCPPTELPAETTVQEKRQRQMQAANLLLVVDQFEEFFTNPENYSGNGPNTAAQTVVNLLLETVQLAHAANLPIYIVCTMRSDFVGQCAEFRGLIEQIGVSQYFVPRLLRHEFVEVIKEPALLSGNRISERLVQRLLYDMHNGQDQLPVLQHALRRIWLAANEGREEMDLLHYAMVGGLSDELPAADQQRFAAWQSSISVHQRQFLLANPSLRNVLDAHANQLYYEAEARYNQTFQPPLPPGRVEQIIEQTFRLLTRTNGQRVVRNRLTGAEITAILNDPLLSWPVVCQVLRPFREAGTTFLSPFLLGEEDDQEVPPPDTVLDITHESLIRNWNHLTEWANSEASDVSTAQDLMQQADRWQANAENAGFLLPIGPYMYFSQWKRRKKVSASWLAHYVASGPSATHRQEQAAEQSTILTRFLAASRRRLFVPLMVARYGLGRLIAGVLLPVLLVGLGWLTWSARQKRADYVAYSIIKQRTPFLASPYVSMESKARFLIDTDRLKKFVYQPWFGSHDSAFYAFPQKLDALKDPDLALNIELAMFRWTNNEHYDWAERGHPWTRRLLLDLDRRLTKAGSILVPPNGQPALSAYQRKLAVCTSRTIMAITYYESYAALHLAQGAQLRTPLPADLQRLTAIKQKLLLRLREYAQREVTTTTGAAPNPVDFGFCLRVLLGQGNYSPVELRFLDNLNPLTPGSAAHQQFVRFFPPALNLYANGGSIEHSGGYQTAAIIFAAQKRVPQVMQCLDSLYRQSANLNDANGGIALIPYFVKYELFTPANVYSLLHRSSKIGGFSFNELYAATAYSLLSVSPGSRVYIVNPLFPAVENVETDAIHLGAVNPDRLNLDRVSFSIPNAVRDRVWATLAKATPAIAAAEPLFIEKTAHNATHYPRNKAFLEAFLAKARGIYLAEIKHDSAAATQSFGEFSQALEKLRSLRSGQEAINSFQWDLGAAEAIQMSQTSSVAQDPIHYLQQPTRPKTLMFEAYYTCAFDSFFLYELRRATASQTSDPSVVQQLDSIAFREAALPDRASGISWFSLRTAALQRRREDEPNLTWIRAIALESLAGDKARTQRNTFLYTISAALRDKDRLRQLKLEQDILPFVRQLGRQPLFSQVPLQVALSDLATALAHTGRVQEAFMLATALPAPLPTITKIRAGEQVMFTNNQREQARLDKFLTAYQRLVQQKPAAAAGSSISLFYWRPHKRRKEDSLEQTAVFLTRETIPPDEASNLHYMAIGRSLADNSYQAVQDAPVYTQQNEQQLYFDLILTGLAHLHTTRPDDGWHTYDDFVLLNLTNDYDGPVD; translated from the coding sequence ATGGCAGAATATTGCGATTCCGAACCGTCTCTGTTTGGCCCAGAAGAACCCATTTGCCCTTACACAGGGCTGCGCACCTTCACAGAAGAGGAAGCTATTTACTTCCGGGGGCGCGAAGCACACGTGGAAAAATGTCTGGCCTTGCTAGCCGACAAGCGCTTCGTCATGATTACGGGCTCTTCTGGCGACGGCAAGTCCTCGTTGGTTTTTGCAGGGCTACTGCCTGAAATTCGAGCTGGCTTTCTGAGGGGCCGCTACAGTAACTGGGCCGTCGCCACGTTCCGCCCCGAGCGGAGTCCGTTACGCAACATGGCCCGCGCAGTAGCTACGGCACTGCGCTTGGAAAGCAGCGAAGCAGCTGTGGAAACCGAGTTGGAACAAGGGTTTTCTGCGCTGGCGCAGCTCTACCAGGCGTCTTCGCTCTGTCCGCCCACGGAGCTACCCGCCGAAACTACCGTGCAGGAGAAGCGGCAGCGCCAGATGCAGGCGGCTAACCTATTGCTGGTCGTGGATCAGTTCGAAGAGTTTTTCACTAATCCAGAGAATTACTCTGGCAACGGACCCAACACCGCAGCCCAGACCGTAGTGAACCTGTTGCTGGAAACTGTACAACTTGCCCACGCTGCTAACCTGCCTATTTATATTGTATGCACCATGCGCTCCGACTTTGTAGGGCAATGTGCAGAGTTTCGGGGCCTGATTGAACAGATTGGGGTCAGCCAGTACTTTGTGCCGCGGCTGCTACGCCACGAGTTTGTGGAAGTTATCAAGGAGCCTGCGCTGCTTAGCGGCAACCGGATCAGTGAGCGGCTAGTACAACGCCTGCTCTATGATATGCACAACGGCCAGGACCAGCTACCAGTGCTGCAGCACGCCTTACGCCGAATCTGGCTGGCGGCCAACGAGGGGCGTGAAGAAATGGACTTGCTTCATTATGCCATGGTGGGGGGCCTCAGCGACGAGCTACCTGCTGCCGATCAGCAGCGCTTTGCAGCATGGCAATCTTCTATTTCAGTGCATCAACGGCAGTTTCTACTCGCCAACCCCTCCTTGCGCAACGTACTGGATGCGCATGCCAACCAGCTGTACTACGAAGCAGAGGCCCGCTACAACCAGACGTTTCAGCCTCCATTGCCGCCGGGTAGAGTAGAGCAGATTATCGAGCAGACATTCCGGTTGCTTACGCGCACCAACGGCCAGCGCGTGGTGCGTAACCGCCTGACCGGAGCCGAAATCACGGCCATACTCAACGACCCGCTCTTATCCTGGCCTGTGGTGTGCCAAGTGCTACGGCCCTTCCGAGAGGCCGGCACAACGTTTCTGTCGCCTTTTTTGCTGGGCGAAGAAGATGATCAAGAGGTGCCCCCACCCGACACGGTGCTCGACATAACCCACGAGAGTCTGATTCGAAACTGGAATCACCTTACTGAGTGGGCCAATAGCGAAGCATCTGATGTCAGCACGGCCCAGGACCTGATGCAGCAAGCTGACCGTTGGCAGGCCAACGCCGAGAATGCAGGCTTTTTGCTGCCCATCGGGCCTTATATGTACTTTTCACAGTGGAAGCGCCGCAAAAAAGTCAGCGCAAGTTGGCTGGCGCATTATGTAGCATCTGGCCCAAGCGCAACGCACCGTCAAGAACAGGCCGCCGAGCAGAGCACGATACTAACTCGCTTTCTAGCTGCTAGCCGCCGCCGCTTATTCGTGCCGCTGATGGTGGCTCGCTATGGCCTAGGGCGCCTCATCGCGGGTGTGTTGCTGCCAGTGTTGCTAGTGGGACTAGGGTGGCTGACTTGGTCGGCTCGGCAGAAACGAGCCGACTACGTGGCGTACTCTATTATCAAGCAGCGGACGCCTTTTTTGGCCTCGCCTTATGTGTCCATGGAAAGCAAGGCTCGTTTTCTGATTGACACCGACCGGCTTAAGAAATTCGTTTACCAGCCCTGGTTTGGGAGCCATGATTCTGCTTTCTATGCTTTTCCGCAGAAGCTTGATGCCTTAAAAGACCCTGATCTGGCGCTCAACATCGAACTAGCTATGTTTCGGTGGACCAATAATGAGCACTATGATTGGGCTGAGCGTGGACATCCGTGGACCCGCCGACTACTTCTAGACTTAGACCGTCGCCTTACGAAAGCGGGCAGCATTCTGGTGCCTCCCAACGGCCAGCCTGCTCTAAGCGCATATCAGCGAAAGCTAGCCGTGTGCACTAGTCGTACGATAATGGCTATCACGTATTACGAATCTTATGCTGCGCTTCATCTGGCGCAAGGTGCTCAGCTACGGACTCCATTGCCCGCTGACCTCCAGCGCCTAACAGCTATAAAGCAAAAGCTTCTGCTACGGCTGCGTGAATACGCCCAGCGCGAGGTAACTACCACTACCGGTGCCGCCCCAAACCCGGTTGATTTTGGTTTTTGCCTTCGCGTACTACTGGGGCAGGGCAATTACAGCCCGGTTGAATTACGTTTTCTCGATAACTTAAATCCATTAACTCCTGGATCAGCCGCTCATCAGCAGTTTGTTCGGTTTTTCCCTCCTGCCCTGAATCTGTACGCTAATGGAGGCAGCATCGAGCATAGTGGTGGGTACCAAACAGCGGCTATCATCTTTGCGGCGCAGAAACGGGTGCCACAGGTAATGCAGTGCTTGGATTCGCTTTACCGCCAATCCGCCAATCTCAATGACGCGAATGGCGGCATTGCGTTGATACCTTATTTTGTGAAGTATGAGTTGTTCACGCCCGCAAACGTTTATTCACTGTTGCACCGCAGTAGCAAGATAGGAGGCTTCTCTTTCAATGAACTGTACGCGGCTACAGCATACAGCCTACTTAGCGTAAGCCCAGGATCCAGAGTATACATAGTGAATCCGCTCTTCCCGGCGGTTGAAAACGTGGAAACCGATGCTATCCATCTGGGGGCAGTCAATCCTGACCGCCTGAATCTGGACCGGGTAAGTTTCTCCATACCCAATGCGGTGCGGGACAGGGTATGGGCTACATTGGCAAAAGCTACTCCAGCCATAGCCGCCGCTGAGCCTTTATTTATTGAAAAGACTGCGCACAATGCTACTCATTATCCCCGAAACAAGGCTTTTTTAGAAGCTTTTCTAGCCAAGGCTCGTGGAATCTACTTGGCTGAAATAAAGCACGATTCAGCAGCAGCAACGCAGTCGTTCGGGGAGTTTAGCCAGGCGCTGGAAAAGTTGAGAAGCTTGCGGAGCGGGCAAGAGGCTATCAATTCTTTTCAATGGGATTTGGGGGCAGCCGAAGCCATTCAAATGAGCCAAACTAGTAGCGTAGCCCAAGACCCCATTCACTACCTGCAACAACCCACTCGCCCGAAAACGTTGATGTTCGAAGCATACTATACGTGTGCTTTCGATTCCTTCTTCTTGTATGAACTCCGGCGCGCAACTGCTTCACAAACGTCTGATCCTAGCGTAGTCCAGCAGCTAGACAGCATTGCTTTTCGAGAGGCGGCTCTGCCCGACCGTGCTTCGGGTATTAGTTGGTTTTCTTTGCGCACTGCTGCATTGCAGCGTCGGAGGGAAGACGAGCCAAACCTGACCTGGATTCGTGCCATTGCGCTTGAGTCACTAGCCGGCGATAAAGCGCGTACGCAACGCAATACCTTCTTGTATACTATTTCGGCTGCGCTCCGAGACAAAGACCGACTGCGCCAACTGAAACTAGAGCAGGATATCCTGCCGTTTGTGCGGCAACTAGGCCGGCAACCACTATTTTCCCAAGTGCCGTTACAGGTTGCGCTTTCAGACCTAGCTACTGCCCTGGCCCACACTGGACGCGTGCAAGAAGCCTTCATGTTGGCTACAGCGCTGCCCGCGCCGCTGCCTACTATCACGAAAATTCGTGCTGGCGAACAAGTTATGTTTACGAATAACCAACGTGAACAAGCGCGGCTAGACAAGTTTTTGACGGCTTATCAGCGCCTTGTTCAACAAAAACCAGCAGCGGCGGCTGGTAGTAGCATTAGTCTGTTTTATTGGCGGCCTCACAAGCGGCGCAAAGAAGATAGCTTGGAGCAGACAGCAGTCTTCCTGACCAGGGAAACTATTCCTCCTGATGAGGCGAGCAACCTGCATTATATGGCTATCGGCCGAAGCCTGGCCGACAACAGTTATCAGGCCGTTCAGGATGCACCCGTGTACACGCAGCAGAATGAGCAGCAGCTATACTTCGACCTTATACTCACCGGTTTAGCGCATTTGCACACGACACGGCCTGACGACGGCTGGCACACATACGACGACTTTGTGCTGTTGAACCTAACCAATGACTATGATGGCCCCGTGGACTGA
- a CDS encoding T9SS type A sorting domain-containing protein, with product MTHRLLLSTCTRLGNAHYLILLWLCWILSMGITLAQTTPTFMVRVTPTGPVSICTGTTRTLTATAVYPAFNPGTGFTGGTVTAMAIDPNTGKTLVAGSFSRYNGVLRNAIVRLNLDGSLDETFLPQSTSTDGTIRVIAVHDGTIPNLAGKIVLGGSFTTYGNATSSYRGIVRLNADGSVDGGFTVGAGFSGPNGNDPGVEALAIHQSTGNVVAGGSFTSFNTTPRNGIVRLSSAGTTDVTFNPPFTSTYNEVVRTLAIDQATGNVLAGGDFENGSTRGIARIRADGSFDPAFNPGGTGFSGGGDISIRSLVVDPNTNDILVGGFFNEYNGTPRKGIVRLSTTGSDTGFSPSTGTGFVSVDKLALQDGKVLALGTFGNSSEVITRFLANGSSDPGFTPSSRFVGTVSEMVVQTDQKVLVGGTFPNRIARLNANGSLNNTDTPLTVTSYVWQNGTSTVSTRDTVAANATGSYTATATLGAGTAVSPAVTVTVKPTPIIPTFPSTTTSAGTDVTLEGTNLGSIRRVYFTSAPAAGQTTPGRCAGTFVVVSSTQLRVTVPDSAITGPLTPTTLCGTLSSPSSFTVLPTVKTFSPLSVAAGSTATVRIFGTGFTRTGTTVRLNSSNLLNVTVISPTELTAQLPATAATGPLTVTTTGGNDTSDNNFVVVNVAAGHIEFTTSQTVTDRAYSGDVVVRSGVTLTVKGYLQVAGRLIVQDGATLVTGTSWGPPPDTRGADAGMVVGGGSFVLAAGATLVIRDPAGISSGSGPFGAIQLSNRLFSPDANYVYRGRVNQATGNGLPSRVRTLEVSLSPRTPNTRLTLTLTSPTSFSQKLLMGDSSTFNVTGQNLTLLSDDRGTALVENIGTGTSLGIVQGSVTVQRYINPAANNANGLRYYGSPVAGAQASVLAVPGQTPQVYDYNQDRPANQQDTVQLITYGFAPIPPATPLAPGKGYQAAIRAATTVNFTGTLNNGTYTPTPLERSGEYYAGWHLVSNPYPSPLDWDRVDSVDRANLDAAIYIYESIGPGKGYYRSYVNGEGTASPLIAMGQAFFVRVKEGRTSGSLTFRNSQRVTNDSIQVSFNRPTARARVRLNGGRGNGCGQQCRTTATSFDPRPGSEYSRATVYAQPGATNRFNPNFDARASELQSRSTVSLSIVDSQGEELSVKALGNLVATTVLPLIFNAIVPAADYVIGLSKAEQDALPADLTPYLRDNVRNRWVPLRDSVYTFGLTAEQILKPIAGRFELRFSRPQVSSTQSPWSKAGDVNVYPNPAHREVNVLVPAIPGALQVHATLRNTLGQVVRQQVNALPAAGTTLRLDVSNLAGGVYILRLQAGAATVTRRVIVE from the coding sequence ATGACCCACCGTTTACTCCTTAGTACTTGTACCCGGCTTGGCAATGCCCACTACTTAATCCTGCTGTGGCTATGCTGGATTTTAAGCATGGGCATTACCCTAGCGCAAACTACGCCGACTTTTATGGTGCGCGTAACGCCAACTGGCCCCGTGAGTATTTGCACTGGTACCACCCGGACCTTGACTGCTACGGCGGTGTACCCGGCCTTCAACCCCGGAACCGGCTTTACTGGGGGAACCGTGACGGCTATGGCCATTGACCCAAATACCGGTAAAACGTTAGTAGCTGGCTCTTTCTCTCGCTATAACGGCGTTCTGCGTAACGCTATTGTTCGTCTTAACCTCGACGGTAGTCTAGACGAAACCTTTCTTCCTCAAAGCACGAGCACTGACGGCACAATACGCGTCATAGCAGTGCATGATGGCACTATCCCCAATTTAGCTGGTAAAATAGTGCTCGGCGGTTCCTTCACTACATACGGCAATGCAACCTCCTCGTACAGAGGCATTGTCCGTCTGAATGCAGATGGCAGCGTAGATGGGGGGTTTACGGTGGGTGCAGGTTTCAGCGGTCCTAATGGCAATGACCCTGGCGTGGAAGCCTTGGCTATACACCAGAGTACCGGCAATGTGGTAGCGGGCGGCAGTTTTACTAGTTTCAATACCACCCCGCGTAACGGCATTGTTCGACTCTCTTCTGCCGGTACTACGGACGTCACTTTCAACCCACCATTCACAAGTACTTATAATGAGGTAGTACGGACCTTAGCTATAGACCAAGCCACAGGCAACGTACTGGCAGGTGGCGACTTCGAGAATGGTTCAACCAGGGGTATTGCCCGTATCCGGGCTGATGGTAGCTTCGACCCAGCCTTTAACCCAGGAGGAACAGGTTTCAGTGGTGGAGGTGACATCTCGATAAGATCCTTAGTTGTGGATCCAAATACTAATGACATACTGGTTGGTGGCTTTTTCAACGAATACAATGGTACCCCGCGCAAGGGCATTGTTCGCCTCTCCACCACCGGCAGCGACACTGGGTTTTCCCCTAGTACTGGTACTGGCTTTGTTTCTGTTGATAAACTGGCCTTGCAGGATGGCAAAGTATTGGCACTTGGCACCTTCGGCAATTCTTCTGAGGTGATTACTCGCTTTCTGGCCAACGGGTCTTCAGATCCTGGATTCACTCCTAGTTCAAGATTTGTTGGTACTGTAAGTGAAATGGTAGTACAGACTGACCAGAAAGTGTTGGTAGGTGGCACCTTTCCCAACCGTATTGCCCGCCTCAACGCCAACGGCAGCCTAAACAACACCGACACGCCCTTAACTGTAACTAGTTACGTTTGGCAAAATGGCACGAGCACTGTTTCGACCAGAGATACTGTAGCTGCGAATGCCACCGGCAGCTATACCGCCACGGCTACACTTGGCGCAGGTACAGCCGTATCCCCCGCCGTAACTGTAACCGTAAAGCCAACCCCTATTATACCCACTTTTCCGTCTACGACCACCTCTGCCGGTACCGACGTTACGCTTGAGGGCACCAATCTGGGCAGCATCCGTCGCGTATACTTTACCAGTGCGCCAGCCGCAGGACAAACGACGCCCGGACGTTGTGCGGGTACGTTCGTAGTCGTGTCATCCACTCAGCTTCGGGTAACTGTGCCCGACAGTGCTATTACCGGGCCGCTTACGCCCACTACGCTTTGTGGCACCCTCTCTTCTCCTAGCAGCTTCACAGTACTGCCTACAGTTAAAACTTTCTCGCCACTATCAGTGGCAGCCGGATCCACGGCAACTGTTAGGATCTTCGGCACTGGGTTCACAAGGACTGGTACTACCGTACGCCTGAACAGCAGTAATCTTTTAAACGTCACGGTCATTTCGCCTACTGAGCTGACTGCGCAGCTACCGGCAACTGCTGCCACTGGCCCCTTAACCGTAACCACCACTGGAGGTAACGATACCAGCGACAACAATTTTGTGGTAGTCAACGTGGCAGCAGGCCACATAGAATTTACTACCAGCCAAACCGTTACAGATCGTGCGTATTCTGGCGACGTTGTTGTTAGAAGCGGCGTGACGCTAACTGTGAAAGGCTACCTTCAGGTAGCTGGACGGCTCATTGTACAAGACGGTGCCACACTTGTCACCGGCACTAGCTGGGGTCCTCCTCCTGACACTCGTGGCGCTGATGCCGGTATGGTTGTGGGCGGAGGCAGCTTCGTGCTGGCAGCTGGAGCAACGCTGGTTATTCGCGACCCGGCTGGTATCAGCAGTGGCAGCGGTCCATTCGGCGCGATTCAGTTATCGAACCGCTTATTCTCTCCTGATGCCAACTACGTTTACCGCGGTAGAGTCAACCAAGCAACGGGCAATGGCCTACCCAGCCGGGTGCGTACGCTGGAGGTTAGCTTATCGCCCCGTACTCCCAACACCCGGCTGACTCTTACGCTCACCAGCCCCACGTCATTTTCCCAAAAGCTACTAATGGGAGACAGTAGCACCTTCAATGTCACGGGCCAAAACTTAACTTTGCTTTCTGATGATAGAGGGACGGCGCTGGTAGAAAATATAGGTACTGGTACGAGTTTGGGAATTGTTCAAGGTTCTGTAACCGTGCAGCGCTACATCAATCCGGCTGCCAACAACGCCAATGGCTTGCGCTACTACGGCTCTCCCGTGGCGGGGGCCCAGGCCTCCGTGTTGGCGGTGCCTGGGCAAACTCCTCAGGTGTACGACTACAACCAAGACCGACCGGCTAATCAACAAGACACGGTGCAACTCATCACCTACGGCTTCGCTCCAATTCCGCCTGCCACGCCTTTGGCACCAGGGAAAGGCTACCAGGCCGCTATTCGGGCCGCTACGACAGTGAATTTCACCGGAACCCTCAATAACGGCACTTACACGCCGACCCCGCTTGAAAGATCGGGGGAGTATTATGCCGGATGGCACCTAGTCAGTAACCCTTATCCTTCCCCTCTCGACTGGGACCGGGTAGATTCCGTGGATCGTGCTAATTTAGATGCAGCTATTTACATATACGAGAGCATAGGCCCTGGCAAAGGCTACTACCGCAGCTATGTAAATGGTGAAGGCACGGCTAGCCCCCTCATTGCCATGGGACAAGCTTTTTTCGTGCGAGTGAAAGAGGGAAGGACTAGTGGCAGCCTCACATTTCGCAATTCTCAGCGCGTTACAAATGATAGCATCCAAGTCTCCTTCAACCGACCTACCGCCCGCGCTCGAGTACGACTAAATGGAGGCAGAGGGAATGGTTGCGGGCAGCAGTGCAGAACCACCGCTACATCGTTTGACCCTAGACCGGGATCTGAATACAGCCGAGCTACTGTATATGCGCAACCTGGAGCAACTAATAGGTTCAACCCAAACTTTGACGCAAGAGCTAGTGAATTGCAGTCCCGCAGTACCGTAAGCTTGTCTATCGTAGATAGCCAGGGGGAGGAGCTTTCTGTGAAAGCGCTTGGGAACCTAGTAGCTACCACGGTGTTGCCCCTTATCTTTAACGCTATTGTTCCTGCTGCCGATTACGTAATTGGACTCAGCAAGGCGGAGCAGGATGCCTTACCGGCAGACTTAACTCCCTACCTACGTGATAACGTCCGAAATAGGTGGGTGCCTTTGCGTGATTCTGTCTATACCTTTGGGCTTACGGCAGAACAAATCCTGAAACCCATTGCGGGACGCTTCGAGCTACGCTTTAGCCGGCCTCAAGTATCAAGCACCCAATCGCCTTGGTCCAAGGCGGGTGACGTGAATGTGTACCCCAACCCAGCTCACCGGGAAGTCAATGTATTGGTGCCAGCTATACCCGGCGCACTGCAAGTGCATGCAACGCTACGCAACACGCTGGGGCAAGTGGTACGCCAACAAGTTAACGCGTTACCGGCAGCCGGTACTACCCTTCGGTTAGATGTCAGTAACCTGGCGGGGGGCGTCTATATCTTGCGCTTACAAGCAGGCGCCGCAACTGTCACCCGGCGAGTGATTGTAGAGTAA
- a CDS encoding DUF4231 domain-containing protein, with amino-acid sequence MKEISIEFDASTTAVAVFPEPSESAVAVCNQLALKPYKAVLGIIGAADSIDPLLLPKLTQFFSRGIARAALEAEAVLVDGGTQAGVMALMGEGVASRGNRSTLIGVAPAARVSYPGSSASGAPLESNHSHFVLVEGESWGSETSMLFSLIQALAGKTETLPQTRKAPPAPTSQLPVLLVLAGGGRVAMNEVLRAVRHQLPVLVIAGSGGVADTIAAAWQTPDVPPDDPLLAEILADGVMRFYPLSGSVQGLERLLVRELGADHVLLQAWETFADYDANANHQQKRFEQLQQLIIALGLIGTALAIGQQVYGPKNEAGSLLAASELLTQNRVVWWLVHHILILIPITLTILITALSRFKQGTKRLLLRAGAEAIKREIYRYRTRALYYQSNAESQLAERIEDITRRTMQTEVNSSSLIPYNQKNGFPPTTGSDTGIGMLTPAQYVEVRLGNQLAYFRRKAVRLERQLKVLSWLTFLLGGAGTYMAAIGQQVWIALTTSLVAAMGTFLSYRQTESTLIKFNQAATNLSNIRAWWNALSVEEQLRQSNTDLLVEHTEQVLELELAGWVRQMQDALAELHKNQPATTDRTEKLPLPEPELVAAVPRAPAPAPVQRQPVVVATAPVILVAAEEAPELTADAVLPTEDTADVPLPDDSAEVALTEESTYSLESKP; translated from the coding sequence ATGAAAGAAATATCCATCGAGTTTGATGCGAGTACAACCGCTGTGGCTGTCTTTCCTGAGCCTTCGGAAAGTGCAGTGGCTGTGTGCAACCAGCTAGCGCTCAAACCTTACAAAGCAGTGCTGGGCATTATTGGAGCAGCCGATAGCATCGACCCACTGCTGCTACCCAAGCTCACCCAGTTTTTCAGCCGTGGAATTGCCCGCGCCGCCTTGGAAGCCGAAGCCGTGCTTGTAGATGGCGGCACCCAGGCAGGCGTCATGGCGTTGATGGGGGAGGGGGTTGCCAGCCGCGGAAACCGCTCTACACTCATTGGGGTGGCGCCAGCGGCACGGGTTTCGTATCCTGGCAGCTCTGCTTCTGGGGCGCCATTAGAGAGCAATCATTCGCACTTCGTGTTGGTGGAAGGCGAAAGTTGGGGTAGCGAAACCAGCATGTTGTTCAGCTTGATTCAGGCATTGGCTGGCAAAACAGAAACGTTGCCGCAAACCCGTAAGGCACCGCCTGCCCCGACGAGCCAACTACCGGTCTTGTTAGTGTTAGCCGGTGGCGGGCGGGTAGCTATGAACGAGGTACTACGGGCTGTGCGCCACCAACTGCCAGTACTGGTAATAGCGGGCAGTGGTGGCGTGGCCGATACTATAGCCGCAGCCTGGCAAACACCGGACGTCCCCCCCGACGATCCGCTGCTGGCAGAGATACTCGCTGATGGAGTCATGCGCTTTTACCCCTTAAGCGGTTCTGTGCAGGGGCTGGAACGACTGCTCGTTCGGGAGTTGGGTGCCGACCACGTGCTATTGCAAGCCTGGGAAACCTTCGCTGATTATGATGCCAACGCCAACCACCAGCAAAAACGCTTCGAACAACTACAGCAGCTGATCATTGCGTTGGGGCTAATTGGCACCGCCTTGGCCATCGGACAGCAGGTGTACGGACCTAAAAACGAGGCGGGCAGTCTGCTGGCTGCGTCCGAGTTGCTCACGCAAAACCGAGTCGTCTGGTGGCTGGTACACCATATTCTGATCCTAATTCCGATTACCCTAACGATTCTGATAACGGCGCTCAGCCGCTTCAAGCAGGGCACCAAAAGGCTGCTGTTGCGTGCTGGAGCCGAAGCCATCAAGCGCGAAATTTATCGGTATCGGACGCGGGCATTGTATTACCAGAGCAATGCTGAGTCGCAACTGGCGGAGCGCATCGAGGATATCACCCGGCGCACCATGCAGACGGAAGTCAACTCGTCGTCACTCATACCTTACAACCAAAAAAACGGTTTTCCCCCTACTACGGGCTCCGATACAGGCATTGGGATGCTGACGCCGGCCCAGTACGTGGAGGTTAGGCTAGGCAACCAGCTAGCGTATTTTCGACGGAAAGCGGTGCGGCTGGAGCGGCAGCTAAAAGTTCTGTCGTGGCTGACGTTCCTGCTGGGAGGCGCGGGCACATATATGGCTGCTATTGGCCAACAGGTCTGGATTGCCTTGACCACGTCTTTAGTGGCGGCCATGGGCACCTTCCTAAGTTACCGGCAGACGGAAAGCACGCTCATCAAGTTCAACCAGGCCGCTACCAACCTCTCCAACATCCGGGCTTGGTGGAATGCCTTGTCGGTCGAAGAGCAGCTTCGGCAATCGAACACCGATTTGCTGGTGGAACACACCGAACAAGTGCTTGAGCTAGAGCTGGCGGGCTGGGTCCGGCAGATGCAAGACGCACTAGCCGAACTCCACAAAAATCAACCCGCTACCACTGACCGAACCGAAAAGCTTCCGCTCCCAGAGCCAGAATTGGTGGCTGCTGTACCCCGCGCCCCTGCCCCCGCGCCGGTGCAACGCCAGCCAGTCGTTGTTGCTACCGCCCCGGTTATCCTAGTGGCTGCTGAAGAAGCGCCAGAACTGACGGCCGATGCTGTGCTGCCGACCGAGGACACTGCTGATGTGCCGCTCCCAGACGATTCGGCCGAGGTTGCGCTAACCGAAGAGTCCACTTACAGCCTCGAGAGTAAACCTTAA
- a CDS encoding glycoside hydrolase family 108 protein: MADFTLYFPTLLAHEGGYCHDLQDPGGETYKGIARAYNPKWAGWPTVDAVKTQAGLATPVPRTGWRTLSKALDSEKALGTLVMSFYKASYWNSLNLDLVHSQCVAEQLADHGVNSGTSRPAKMLQFLLATEFSVKLLVDGKVGPRTIAALNAVDQQTFYTRFVAMRRAFYNYRTGSFSPTEDVTLAPWHTFFQQELNLKTNSQMQKYLTSWMSRCQETFTA; encoded by the coding sequence ATGGCTGATTTTACGCTTTACTTCCCTACGCTACTCGCTCACGAAGGCGGTTATTGCCACGACCTGCAAGATCCCGGCGGCGAAACCTACAAGGGCATTGCCCGTGCCTACAACCCTAAGTGGGCCGGCTGGCCTACCGTGGATGCGGTGAAAACCCAGGCTGGCCTCGCTACGCCGGTGCCGCGGACGGGCTGGCGGACGCTGAGCAAGGCCCTGGATTCTGAGAAAGCGCTAGGAACCTTGGTCATGAGCTTTTACAAAGCTTCGTATTGGAATTCATTGAATCTGGATTTGGTGCACTCGCAGTGCGTAGCCGAACAACTCGCCGACCACGGCGTCAACTCGGGCACCTCGCGGCCGGCCAAGATGCTCCAGTTTCTGCTGGCCACTGAGTTTAGCGTCAAGCTACTGGTAGACGGGAAGGTGGGGCCGCGCACTATTGCCGCGCTAAACGCTGTAGATCAACAAACCTTCTACACTCGCTTTGTGGCCATGCGGCGCGCGTTCTACAACTACCGCACTGGCAGCTTTTCCCCCACTGAAGATGTGACGCTGGCGCCTTGGCACACCTTCTTTCAGCAGGAGCTGAATCTGAAAACGAACAGCCAGATGCAGAAGTACCTCACCAGCTGGATGAGCCGCTGCCAGGAGACCTTTACGGCGTAG